Sequence from the Desulfobulbaceae bacterium genome:
CCGGCAACGTAGGGACCCTTCTTGCCATCAGCAGTCATGGTGTGGTGACACTCTTCACACTTTATCGTATCCTGATGTTTCTTGTGAGGGAATTTGGAAGGCTTGGTGGCGGCAGCAGTCTGCATGGTGATTTCTTCAGGACCTGCGTTGCCTGCGAATGATGTATTGGCAGCCATCATGGTGAAACAGAATCCAACAGCAGCGATTGCTGCGGTCTTCATGGTTTTTTTCAGCATCTTTTTTCTCCTTGTTTAAATTGTAAATGAATGATGATTCACAACACTACTGGATACGATTATTATTCCGGAGCTGCTCCTTTGTCAAGGGGGAAAAGTCAGGGTTGGGGGAAATTTTGGTGGCAGGTGTGGCAGAGCTTCATTCCCTTGGTGCGTCGGAGTAGTGATTCATTATTGTATTCGGCATCCCAGAATTCAGCATGATAGGAGTGGCAGGTGATGC
This genomic interval carries:
- a CDS encoding cytochrome c3 family protein; the encoded protein is MLKKTMKTAAIAAVGFCFTMMAANTSFAGNAGPEEITMQTAAATKPSKFPHKKHQDTIKCEECHHTMTADGKKGPYVAGEEKKCESCHNKDFANVQLNSLKAVGHAACKDCHKKMEKEGKNAPTKCTGCHTK